In the Pristiophorus japonicus isolate sPriJap1 chromosome 5, sPriJap1.hap1, whole genome shotgun sequence genome, one interval contains:
- the LOC139264186 gene encoding zona pellucida sperm-binding protein 4-like encodes LGSVTRDSPFRLHVQCSYKGSQESELQVKPRVYTLPPPLPATEAGILVLELRIARDGGYRSWYVASDYPILSVLRDPVFVEVRVLNRNDPSLVLVLNACWATPTPEPYSGLRWDLLVGRCPFVGDNYKTLLLPVDGASHLRFPTHHNRFVVSTFAFWDQVSGRALTGEVYFHCSAEICYPSTRENCTAPCSPKRRRSADARPGALVTAEGPIIFLEDEQRLSVAIPQEGTIYQGHRPKLIDRDLQASFAPNYAITSKTVRLYGHFIFAALEQLDLFMHRCWTGSHAGHSFYYKGQ; translated from the exons ttgggatcggtgacccgggacagccccttcag gctccatgtccagtgcagttacaagggaagccaggagtcggaACTGCAGGTGAAGCCCCGAGTTTACACCCTTCCTCCGCCGCTGCCTGCCACGGAGGCCGGgatcctggttctggagctgagaataGCGAGAG atggtggctaccggagctggtacgtggccagtgactacccgatcctgagtgtgctccgggaccccgtgtttgtggaggttcgtgtcctgaaccggaacgatccgtcccttgtgctggtgctcaatgcctgctgggcgacccccacccccgagccaTATTCGGGGCTCCGATGGGACCTCCTGGTGGGCAG GTGCCCATTTGTGGGCGACAATTACAAAACCCTCCTCCTCCCGGTAGACGGTGCTTCCCATTTGCGGTTCCCAACTCACCATAACCGGTTTGTAGTCAGCACTTTCGCTTTCTGGGACCAAGTTTCGGGCCGGGCTCTGACCGGGGAG GTttacttccactgcagtgctgagatttgctacccatccacccgagagaactgcACGGCTCCCTGCAGCCCCA AGAGGCGAAGAAGCGCCGATGCCCGGCCTGGGGCCTTGGTGACCGCTGAAGGACCCATCATTTTCCTGGAAGATGAGCAGAGACTGTCTGTGGCGATCCCTCAGGAAG GTACAATATACCAAGGCCACAGACCGAAGCTGATCGATCGGGATTTACAGGCTTCATTTGC GCCAAACTATGCAATTACctcaaagacagtccgcctgtatggacatttcatctttgcggcgcTGGAACAGCTGGATCTCTTCATGCATCGATGCTGGACCggctcccatgcaggacacagtttttattacaagggacagtaa